The following coding sequences lie in one Bacteroidales bacterium genomic window:
- a CDS encoding response regulator yields the protein MKKKVLWIEDQAELDLAALAGPVYTSGEYFLDVAGDASDAWEKIKKNEYDVIIVDIRIPPGDAEAFHKYFIVKGHNKNDARLGIQLLYLLLCPEKNSEKDIFNRKLENIPSWLSKEKFGILTVETEADVEKDRVILGINTYRRKEGISKKTILLDLIKEVVNQNKIK from the coding sequence GGATCTTGCAGCACTTGCGGGGCCCGTTTACACATCGGGAGAATATTTTTTAGATGTTGCTGGGGATGCATCGGATGCATGGGAAAAAATTAAAAAGAATGAATACGATGTAATTATTGTTGATATAAGAATACCACCCGGAGATGCTGAGGCATTTCATAAGTATTTTATAGTTAAGGGTCATAATAAAAACGATGCTCGTTTAGGTATTCAGCTACTGTACCTATTGCTTTGCCCAGAAAAAAACTCCGAGAAAGATATATTTAACAGGAAATTGGAAAACATCCCATCATGGTTGAGTAAGGAGAAGTTTGGAATACTTACCGTTGAAACTGAGGCGGATGTTGAAAAGGACAGAGTTATTTTAGGCATCAATACTTATAGGAGAAAGGAAGGAATTTCGAAGAAGACTATTCTTTTGGATTTAATTAAAGAGGTGGTGAACCAAAATAAAATTAAATAA
- a CDS encoding DUF2281 domain-containing protein → MKQIQLYTKINYLPTDLKSEVNDFIDFLLSKRKSEAKKKQPKFGCTKGQIYLSPDFDEPLEDFKDFM, encoded by the coding sequence ATGAAGCAGATTCAACTATATACAAAAATCAACTATTTGCCAACGGATTTAAAATCGGAGGTAAACGATTTTATTGATTTTTTATTGAGTAAAAGGAAAAGTGAAGCAAAGAAAAAACAACCTAAGTTTGGTTGTACTAAGGGACAAATTTATTTATCGCCTGATTTTGATGAGCCATTAGAGGATTTTAAAGACTTTATGTAA
- a CDS encoding type II toxin-antitoxin system VapC family toxin: MDLLLDTHTLIWFLNGDEKLSKKVRAAIEDSKNSKIVSIASIWEISIKISLDKFRFPKGFKRFLEIVDENGFEILPITFEHAMVISTLEFIHRDPFDRLLVAQCKSDNLVLATKDENIKQYNIKTIW, from the coding sequence ATGGATTTGCTACTTGATACCCATACGCTTATCTGGTTTCTAAATGGTGATGAGAAATTATCAAAAAAAGTTAGAGCCGCAATTGAGGATTCCAAAAATTCAAAGATTGTAAGTATTGCTTCGATTTGGGAAATATCTATAAAAATCAGCCTAGATAAATTTAGATTTCCAAAAGGATTTAAACGTTTTCTTGAAATAGTTGACGAAAACGGATTCGAGATATTACCAATTACATTTGAACATGCTATGGTTATTTCGACTTTAGAGTTTATACATCGAGATCCCTTCGATAGACTTTTAGTTGCTCAATGCAAAAGCGATAATCTGGTTCTTGCTACAAAGGATGAAAATATAAAGCAGTATAATATAAAGACTATTTGGTAG
- a CDS encoding phosphatidylserine decarboxylase family protein: MELRHVPKYRVGRWLPSDRDYLSSWIEKKVIQANASDRPLHPTIQKLKDLIENDPILYMCFTGMYDDIPQGYNAPIKNFDTMLLVMNEIISESISYSVIEDNIGLVGFPINAILDWAMGTQGGYLAFTNERVNESLYNILEVWKKFLGSNDSRYVLIEGEIPHQETYYTNPIGWFSPAALEALAAADPLRGKGSPYEAKANFIYNFKCNPKAEFWGFKSWDDFFIREFNAGVRPVESPADDNVIVNACESAPYNCQTAKTKDKFWMKGQPYSLYDIMAHDPLSLKFKDNSTVYQAFLCAKSYHRWHSPVNGTIVKAFNVKGTYYAEAPVAGFDPAGPNDSQGYIAEVAARAVIFIEADNKSIGLMCFVAIGMAEVSSCDIYVKKGQHVKKGDPLGTFHFGGSTHCLIFNENVKLKFDYHNQTPGLSTSNIPLSAKIATVIK; this comes from the coding sequence ATGGAACTAAGGCATGTACCAAAATACAGAGTAGGTAGGTGGTTACCCTCGGATAGGGATTACCTAAGTAGCTGGATTGAGAAAAAGGTTATTCAAGCCAATGCAAGCGATAGACCTTTGCATCCAACCATTCAGAAGTTAAAGGATCTGATTGAGAATGATCCAATCCTGTATATGTGCTTTACGGGTATGTATGATGATATCCCGCAGGGGTACAATGCTCCTATAAAGAATTTTGATACTATGCTGCTGGTAATGAATGAAATTATTTCGGAGTCTATTAGCTATAGCGTTATTGAGGATAATATTGGCCTGGTGGGGTTTCCTATAAATGCTATTCTGGATTGGGCTATGGGTACTCAAGGGGGTTATTTGGCCTTTACCAATGAGAGGGTAAATGAAAGCCTATATAATATTCTTGAGGTTTGGAAGAAGTTTTTGGGTTCGAACGATTCCAGATATGTACTCATAGAAGGGGAAATTCCTCATCAAGAGACATACTATACAAACCCTATAGGATGGTTTAGCCCAGCAGCATTGGAGGCACTTGCCGCCGCAGATCCATTGCGCGGGAAAGGCTCGCCATACGAGGCAAAGGCCAATTTTATATATAATTTTAAATGCAACCCAAAGGCAGAGTTTTGGGGTTTTAAGAGTTGGGATGATTTTTTTATCAGGGAGTTTAACGCAGGAGTGCGTCCTGTAGAAAGCCCTGCGGATGATAATGTTATAGTTAACGCTTGCGAATCGGCACCTTACAATTGCCAAACAGCAAAAACCAAGGATAAGTTCTGGATGAAGGGGCAGCCCTACTCATTATATGATATTATGGCGCATGATCCGCTCTCGCTAAAGTTTAAGGATAATAGTACGGTTTATCAGGCGTTTTTATGCGCAAAGAGCTATCATAGGTGGCATAGCCCGGTAAATGGCACTATCGTAAAGGCATTTAATGTTAAAGGTACATACTATGCTGAGGCTCCTGTAGCAGGGTTTGATCCGGCTGGGCCAAACGATTCGCAGGGTTATATTGCAGAGGTAGCTGCTAGGGCAGTTATTTTTATTGAGGCGGATAATAAGAGTATTGGACTAATGTGCTTTGTGGCTATTGGAATGGCGGAGGTATCGAGCTGTGATATTTATGTTAAGAAGGGACAACATGTTAAAAAGGGCGATCCGCTAGGGACTTTTCATTTTGGTGGTTCAACGCATTGCTTGATATTTAACGAGAATGTTAAGTTAAAGTTTGATTATCATAACCAAACGCCTGGGTTAAGCACATCTAATATCCCGTTAAGTGCTAAGATTGCAACGGTTATAAAGTAG